A window from Drosophila kikkawai strain 14028-0561.14 chromosome 2L, DkikHiC1v2, whole genome shotgun sequence encodes these proteins:
- the Npc1a gene encoding NPC intracellular cholesterol transporter 1 isoform X1, which produces MRSTIPLRSTAFGVHILLAVVFCTLIQLSKQDCVWYGVCNTEETGHSQNCPYNGTAREMPSDGLELLKDRCGFLMENSGNEFCCDKQQVEILNKNVKLAANFLDRCPSCMENLVRHICQFTCSSQQSDFMHVAETKNNAKGISYISAVDLHISTEYINKTYKSCSQVSVPQTGQLALDLMCGSYSASRCNPTKWFNFMGDGTSPYVPFQITYIQHEPKDKSNDFRPTNPKTIPCNQAVSSKLPACSCSDCDLSCPQAPPEPPPPEPFKIAGQDPYFVIMAAVFIVGVLVFLMGSFLFTQSSSMDDSFQIDGNDVSDELAFRENDSYFDKLGARTELLLQNVFTKGGTFFASNPWMTLFAGASLVVILGYGITYIDITTDPVKLWASPNSKSRLEREFFDTKFAPFYRLEQVIIKAVNLPQIVHNTSNGPITFGPVFDREFLTNVLNLQEGIRKIEANGTMLKDICFAPLSDDEDEIEDSSCVVQSIWGYFQDDPSRLDDNDDDNGFNVTYLDSLYDCISNPYLCLAPYGGPVDPAIALGGFLKPGDQLTGNTKYELGNALILTFLVRNHHNKTDLQKALQWEKKFIEFMTNYTKNSSRPEHMDIAFTSERSIEDELNRESQSDVLTILVSYLIMFMYIAISLGHVKEFKRVFIDSKITLGIGGVIIVLASVVSSVGLFGYIGLPATLIIVEVIPFLVLAVGVDNIFILVQTHQRDLRQPNETLEQQIGRILGRVGPSMLLTSLSESFCFFLGGLSDMPAVRAFALYAGVALIIDFLLQITCFVSVFTLDTRRREENRMDICCFIKGKKPDGIASNEEGLLYKFFSSVYVPFLMKKVVRASVMVIFFAWLCFSIAIAPKIDIGLDQELAMPEDSFVLHYFQSLNENLNIGPPVYFVLKGNLSYTNTSVQNLVCAGRYCNDDSVLTQIYLASRHSNKTYIARPASSWMDDYFDWSAASSCCKYNPDSGGFCPHQDTSCKRCEIGKNSLQRPDEQSFEKYLPFFLKDNPDDSCAKAGHAAYGGAVRYSTASERLNIEASYFMGYHTILKTSSDYFLALESARKISSNITQMLQGRLMSNGVPIESALTVEVFPYSVFYVFYEQYLTMWSDTLQSMGISVLSIFVVTFVLMGFDVHSALVVVITITMIVVNLGGLMYYWNISLNAVSLVNLVMAVGISVEFCSHLVHSFSISRSISQIDRAADSLSKMGSSIFSGITLTKFAGILVLAFAKSQIFQVFYFRMYLGIVVIGAAHGLIFLPVLLSYIGAPVSNARLRFHRQAALDQETALAGIL; this is translated from the exons ATGCGGTCAACGATTCCACTCAGGAGTACTGCTTTCGGAGTGCACATCCTCTTAGCCGTTGTATTTTGCACTTTAATTCAATTATCAAAACAG GACTGCGTTTGGTATGGCGTTTGTAACACCGAGGAGACCGGCCACAGCCAAAACTGTCCCTATAATGGCACAGCCAGGGAAATGCCTTCGGATGGCTTGGAGTTGCTGAAAGATCGATGTGGATTCCTGATGGAGAATAGTGGCAACGAATTTTGCTGTGACAAGCAACAG gtggaaattttgaataaaaatgttaagctGGCCGCTAATTTTTTGGATAGATGTCCGTCCTGCATGGAGAATCTTGTTCGGCACATCTGCCAGTTCACATGTTCCTCACAGCAATCTGATTTTATGCATGTGGCGGAGAcgaaaaataatgcaaaag gTATTTCCTACATCAGCGCCGTTGATTTGCATATATCGACGGAGTATATAAATAAGACTTATAAATCATGCTCTCAG GTTTCCGTACCGCAAACAGGTCAATTAGCTCTTGACTTAATGTGCGGTTCTTACTCAGCATCTCGTTGCAATCCCACAAAATGGTTCAACTTTATGGGCGACGGTACAAGCCCATATGTTCCTTTTCAAATAACGTACATACAGCATGAGCCCAAAGACAAGAGCAATGATTTTAGGCCAACCAATCCAAAGACCATACCTTGTAACCAAGCGGTCAGC agcAAACTGCCCGCTTGTTCTTGCTCGGACTGTGACCTATCCTGTCCTCAGGCCCCGCCCGAACCGCCGCCACCAGAGCCCTTCAAAATTGCAGGTCAAGACCCCTATTTCGTTATTATGGCTGCCGTTTTTATTGTTGGAGTTTTGGTATTTCTTATGGGATCGTTTCTGTTTACACAAAGTTCGTCAATGG ATGACAGCTTTCAAATCGATGGGAATGATGTCTCGGATGAACTGGCGTTTAGGGAGAACGATTCTTATTTCGACAAGCTGGGAGCTCGAACGGAATTATTACTGCAAAATGTATTCACCAAAGGTGGCACATTCTTCGCCAGCAATCCCTGGATGACTCTATTCGCTGGAGCCTCGCTGGTCGTGATCCTGGGCTACGGCATTACCTACATAGACATAACAACCGATCCGGTTAAGCTATGGGCATCACCAAATTCAAAATCGCGGCTCGAGCGAGAGTTCTTTGACACCAAGTTTGCGCCATTCTATCGGCTAGAACAG GTCATTATCAAAGCGGTTAATCTGCcgcaaatagttcacaacacCTCGAATGGCCCGATAACGTTTGGCCCCGTTTTTGATAGAGAGTTTTTGACCAATGTCCTAAATCTTCAAGAGGGCATCAGGAAGATCGAGGCCAACGGGACAATGCTGAAGGATATATGCTTTGCGCCGCTATCGGATGATGAGGACGAAATAGAGGACTCGAGTTGTGTGGTTCAATCGATATGGGGCTACTTCCAAGATGATCCCAGTCGATTGGATGATAATGACGATGATAATGGCTTTAAT GTTACCTACTTGGATTCTTTGTACGACTGTATCAGCAATCCGTACCTATGCCTGGCTCCTTACGGCGGTCCCGTTGATCCGGCCATAGCCCTGGGCGGCTTTCTCAAGCCCGGCGACCAGCTGACTGGAAATACCAAGTACGAGCTGGGGAACGCTTTGATCTTGACGTTTCTGGTGAGGAATCATCACAACAAAACGGACCTGCAGAAGGCCCTGCAGTGGGAGAAAAAGTTTATTGAGTTTATGACCAACTATACCAAGAACAGCAGCAGACCCGAGCACATGGACATTGCCTTCACCTCGGAGAGATCGATAGAGGACGAACTCAATAGGGAATCGCAATCGGATGTCCTAACGATATTGGTATCCTATCTCATTATGTTCATGTACATTGCGATATCGCTGGGCCATGTCAAGGAGTTCAAGCGCGTTTTCATCGACAGCAAGATCACACTGGGCATTGGCGGAGTCATCATTGTCCTGGCCTCGGTTGTATCATCCGTTGGCCTCTTTGGCTACATTGGGTTGCCGGCCACGCTAATTATTGTCGAGGTTATACCTTTTTTGGTGCTGGCCGTCGGCGTTGATAACATCTTTATTCTGGTCCAAACGCATCAGCGCGATCTCCGCCAGCCCAATGAGACTCTGGAGCAGCAGATTGGCCGAATACTGGGTCGTGTGGGGCCCAGTATGCTGCTCACATCGTTGAGCGAAAGCTTTTGCTTCTTTCTTGGCGGCCTTTCTGATATGCCGGCGGTGAGGGCTTTTGCCCTGTATGCCGGCGTTGCCCTAATCATTGACTTCTTACTGCAAATAACCTGTTTTGTTAGCGTTTTTACCTTGGATACCAGGAGGAGAGAGGAAAATCGCATGGACATTTGTTGTTTCATCAAGGGAAAGAAGCCTGATGGTATTGCCAGCAACGAGGAGGGACTTTTGTACAAGTTTTTCAGCAGTGTTTACGTTCCGTTCCTGATGAAGAAGGTGGTGCGGGCCAGCGTAATGGTCATCTTCTTCGCCTGGCTGTGCTTCAGCATTGCCATTGCGCCCAAGATAGACATTGGTCTCGACCAGGAATTGGCCATGCCGGAAGACAGCTTTGTCCTACACTATTTCCAGTCCCTGAACGAAAATCTTAACATTGGGCCGCCCGTTTACTTTGTGCTGAAGGGCAACCTGAGCTATACGAACACATCGGTTCAGAACCTGGTTTGTGCTGGTCGATATTGCAACGATGACAGCGTCCTGACACAAATTTATCTGGCCAGCCGGCACTCAAATAAGACGTACATAGCCCGTCCGGCGTCCAGTTGGATGGACGATTACTTTGACTGGTCGGCGGCATCCTCCTGCTGCAAATACAATCCAGACAGTGGCGGCTTTTGTCCACATCAAG ATACTTCCTGTAAGCGATGTGAAATCGGAAAGAACTCGCTTCAGCGACCCGACGAGCAGAGCTTTGAAAAGTATCTGCCCTTCTTCCTCAAGGATAATCCCGATGATTCGTGCGCCAAGGCCGGTCATGCAGCCTATGGCGGTGCTGTTCGTTACTCCACCGCCAGTGAACGACTGAACATTGAGGCGTCCTATTTTATGGGCTATCATACGATACTAAAGACCTCGTCCGACTATTTCCTGGCCCTGGAATCGGCCAGAAAGATATCGTCGAACATCACCCAGATGTTGCAGGGCAGACTAATGTCGAACGGAGTTCCTATAGAGTCGGCACTGACCGTCGAAGTTTTCCCCTATTCAGTATTCTATGTTTTTTACGAACAATATCTGACCATGTGGTCGGACACGCTGCAGAGCATGGGCATCTCAGTACTTTCCATATTCGTTGTTACCTTCGTTCTGATGGGCTTCGACGTTCATTCCGCGCTAGTTGTTGTGATCACGATAACGATGATCGTTGTTAATTTAGGTGGCCTTATGTATTATTGGAATATTTCGTTGAACGCAGTTTCCTTAGTTAATCTCGTTATGGCCGTGGGAATATCGGTCGAGTTCTGTTCGCACCTGGTGCACAGCTTCTCCATTTCGAGGTCGATCAGTCAGATTGATCGGGCGGCGGATAGCCTGTCGAAAATGGGCAGCTCCATATTCTCGGGCATCACGCTAACCAAATTTGCAGGCATCCTAGTGTTGGCCTTTGCCAAGAGTCAGATATTTCAGGTATTTTATTTCCGCATGTATCTGGGAATAGTTGTAATTGGGGCGGCGCATGGCCTGATATTCCTGCCGGTCTTATTAAGTTATATTG GGGCTCCTGTAAGTAATGCTAGACTTAGGTTCCACAGACAGGCTGCTCTCGATCAGGAGACAGCCCTCGCGGGAATTCTTTAG
- the Bcs1 gene encoding mitochondrial chaperone BCS1: MTLPDLVSSLSSNPYFGAGFGLFGVGAAAAILRKGLQGGLILFRRHCMITLEVPCRDKSYQWLLKWITIRGARKTQHLSVETTFLQSDSGQIKTTYDFIPSIGKHLFSYKGNWIQVERTREQQTLDLHMGVPWETVTLTAFGNNKQIYFDILEEARHLALEATEGKTVLYTAMGAEWRPFGHPRRRRPTASVVLDRGTSQKIVADCQDFIKSSLWYTQRGIPYRRGYLLYGPPGCGKSSFITALAGELEYSVCLLNLSERGLTDDRLNHLLNVAPEQSIILLEDIDAAFVSREQSSQQKSAFDGLNRITFSGLLNCLDGVGSTEARIVFMTTNYIDRLDPALIRPGRIDLKEYIGYCTPYQLEKMFKNFFGHSESTKAEEFAKRVNSFDRSVSPAQVQGFFMKHKLSSPQTVIDSCEDIWENVLGDNKKNN, from the coding sequence ATGACTCTGCCGGATCTTGTGTCCAGTCTATCGTCCAATCCGTACTTTGGCGCTGGCTTTGGATTATTCGGCgttggagcagcagctgccattTTAAGGAAGGGTCTGCAGGGGGGACTAATACTGTTCCGGCGACACTGCATGATTACGCTGGAAGTGCCATGCCGGGACAAATCCTACCAGTGGCTGTTGAAATGGATTACAATCCGAGGCGCCCGCAAAACGCAACATCTAAGTGTGGAAACCACCTTTCTGCAAAGCGACAGCGGCCAGATAAAGACCACCTATGACTTTATACCCAGCATTGGCAAGCATCTGTTCAGCTACAAGGGGAACTGGATTCAGGTGGAGCGGACCAGGGAGCAGCAAACTCTGGACTTGCACATGGGCGTTCCGTGGGAAACGGTGACCCTAACTGCCTttggcaacaacaaacaaatctATTTTGACATCCTGGAAGAGGCGCGGCATTTGGCCCTGGAGGCCACCGAAGGCAAGACGGTGCTGTACACGGCGATGGGCGCCGAATGGAGACCCTTCGGACATCCTCGACGACGACGTCCCACCGCCTCGGTGGTCTTGGACAGGGGCACTTCCCAGAAGATAGTTGCCGATTGCCAGGACTTTATCAAGAGCTCCCTGTGGTACACGCAACGCGGAATCCCTTACCGCCGGGGCTATCTCCTATACGGGCCTCCGGGCTGTGGCAAATCCAGCTTTATCACTGCCCTGGCTGGGGAGCTGGAGTACAGTGTATGCCTGTTGAATCTATCGGAACGGGGCCTAACCGACGACCGACTTAACCACCTGCTAAACGTGGCCCCGGAACAGAGTATCATTCTTCTGGAGGACATTGACGCCGCCTTTGTGTCGCGAGAGCAGAGTTCGCAGCAGAAGTCGGCTTTCGATGGTTTGAATAGGATAACGTTCAGTGGACTCCTCAACTGCTTGGATGGCGTGGGCTCGACGGAGGCTCGCATAGTTTTCATGACCACCAACTATATAGATCGCTTGGATCCCGCACTAATCCGGCCGGGCAGAATCGACCTAAAGGAATACATTGGCTATTGCACGCCGTATCAGTTGGAGAAAATGTTCAAGAACTTCTTCGGTCACAGTGAGTCCACGAAGGCGGAGGAGTTCGCTAAAAGAGTAAATTCCTTTGACCGTTCTGTGAGTCCTGCCCAAGTTCAGGGTTTCTTTATGAAACACAAGTTATCCTCGCCGCAGACAGTTATTGATTCGTGTGAAGATATTTGGGAGAATGTTTTGGgcgacaataaaaaaaataattaa
- the Npc1a gene encoding NPC intracellular cholesterol transporter 1 isoform X2, which yields MYIEICNCDRMRSTIPLRSTAFGVHILLAVVFCTLIQLSKQDCVWYGVCNTEETGHSQNCPYNGTAREMPSDGLELLKDRCGFLMENSGNEFCCDKQQVEILNKNVKLAANFLDRCPSCMENLVRHICQFTCSSQQSDFMHVAETKNNAKGISYISAVDLHISTEYINKTYKSCSQVSVPQTGQLALDLMCGSYSASRCNPTKWFNFMGDGTSPYVPFQITYIQHEPKDKSNDFRPTNPKTIPCNQAVSSKLPACSCSDCDLSCPQAPPEPPPPEPFKIAGQDPYFVIMAAVFIVGVLVFLMGSFLFTQSSSMDDSFQIDGNDVSDELAFRENDSYFDKLGARTELLLQNVFTKGGTFFASNPWMTLFAGASLVVILGYGITYIDITTDPVKLWASPNSKSRLEREFFDTKFAPFYRLEQVIIKAVNLPQIVHNTSNGPITFGPVFDREFLTNVLNLQEGIRKIEANGTMLKDICFAPLSDDEDEIEDSSCVVQSIWGYFQDDPSRLDDNDDDNGFNVTYLDSLYDCISNPYLCLAPYGGPVDPAIALGGFLKPGDQLTGNTKYELGNALILTFLVRNHHNKTDLQKALQWEKKFIEFMTNYTKNSSRPEHMDIAFTSERSIEDELNRESQSDVLTILVSYLIMFMYIAISLGHVKEFKRVFIDSKITLGIGGVIIVLASVVSSVGLFGYIGLPATLIIVEVIPFLVLAVGVDNIFILVQTHQRDLRQPNETLEQQIGRILGRVGPSMLLTSLSESFCFFLGGLSDMPAVRAFALYAGVALIIDFLLQITCFVSVFTLDTRRREENRMDICCFIKGKKPDGIASNEEGLLYKFFSSVYVPFLMKKVVRASVMVIFFAWLCFSIAIAPKIDIGLDQELAMPEDSFVLHYFQSLNENLNIGPPVYFVLKGNLSYTNTSVQNLVCAGRYCNDDSVLTQIYLASRHSNKTYIARPASSWMDDYFDWSAASSCCKYNPDSGGFCPHQDTSCKRCEIGKNSLQRPDEQSFEKYLPFFLKDNPDDSCAKAGHAAYGGAVRYSTASERLNIEASYFMGYHTILKTSSDYFLALESARKISSNITQMLQGRLMSNGVPIESALTVEVFPYSVFYVFYEQYLTMWSDTLQSMGISVLSIFVVTFVLMGFDVHSALVVVITITMIVVNLGGLMYYWNISLNAVSLVNLVMAVGISVEFCSHLVHSFSISRSISQIDRAADSLSKMGSSIFSGITLTKFAGILVLAFAKSQIFQVFYFRMYLGIVVIGAAHGLIFLPVLLSYIGAPVSNARLRFHRQAALDQETALAGIL from the exons ATGTACATCGAG ATATGCAATTGTGATAGGATGCGGTCAACGATTCCACTCAGGAGTACTGCTTTCGGAGTGCACATCCTCTTAGCCGTTGTATTTTGCACTTTAATTCAATTATCAAAACAG GACTGCGTTTGGTATGGCGTTTGTAACACCGAGGAGACCGGCCACAGCCAAAACTGTCCCTATAATGGCACAGCCAGGGAAATGCCTTCGGATGGCTTGGAGTTGCTGAAAGATCGATGTGGATTCCTGATGGAGAATAGTGGCAACGAATTTTGCTGTGACAAGCAACAG gtggaaattttgaataaaaatgttaagctGGCCGCTAATTTTTTGGATAGATGTCCGTCCTGCATGGAGAATCTTGTTCGGCACATCTGCCAGTTCACATGTTCCTCACAGCAATCTGATTTTATGCATGTGGCGGAGAcgaaaaataatgcaaaag gTATTTCCTACATCAGCGCCGTTGATTTGCATATATCGACGGAGTATATAAATAAGACTTATAAATCATGCTCTCAG GTTTCCGTACCGCAAACAGGTCAATTAGCTCTTGACTTAATGTGCGGTTCTTACTCAGCATCTCGTTGCAATCCCACAAAATGGTTCAACTTTATGGGCGACGGTACAAGCCCATATGTTCCTTTTCAAATAACGTACATACAGCATGAGCCCAAAGACAAGAGCAATGATTTTAGGCCAACCAATCCAAAGACCATACCTTGTAACCAAGCGGTCAGC agcAAACTGCCCGCTTGTTCTTGCTCGGACTGTGACCTATCCTGTCCTCAGGCCCCGCCCGAACCGCCGCCACCAGAGCCCTTCAAAATTGCAGGTCAAGACCCCTATTTCGTTATTATGGCTGCCGTTTTTATTGTTGGAGTTTTGGTATTTCTTATGGGATCGTTTCTGTTTACACAAAGTTCGTCAATGG ATGACAGCTTTCAAATCGATGGGAATGATGTCTCGGATGAACTGGCGTTTAGGGAGAACGATTCTTATTTCGACAAGCTGGGAGCTCGAACGGAATTATTACTGCAAAATGTATTCACCAAAGGTGGCACATTCTTCGCCAGCAATCCCTGGATGACTCTATTCGCTGGAGCCTCGCTGGTCGTGATCCTGGGCTACGGCATTACCTACATAGACATAACAACCGATCCGGTTAAGCTATGGGCATCACCAAATTCAAAATCGCGGCTCGAGCGAGAGTTCTTTGACACCAAGTTTGCGCCATTCTATCGGCTAGAACAG GTCATTATCAAAGCGGTTAATCTGCcgcaaatagttcacaacacCTCGAATGGCCCGATAACGTTTGGCCCCGTTTTTGATAGAGAGTTTTTGACCAATGTCCTAAATCTTCAAGAGGGCATCAGGAAGATCGAGGCCAACGGGACAATGCTGAAGGATATATGCTTTGCGCCGCTATCGGATGATGAGGACGAAATAGAGGACTCGAGTTGTGTGGTTCAATCGATATGGGGCTACTTCCAAGATGATCCCAGTCGATTGGATGATAATGACGATGATAATGGCTTTAAT GTTACCTACTTGGATTCTTTGTACGACTGTATCAGCAATCCGTACCTATGCCTGGCTCCTTACGGCGGTCCCGTTGATCCGGCCATAGCCCTGGGCGGCTTTCTCAAGCCCGGCGACCAGCTGACTGGAAATACCAAGTACGAGCTGGGGAACGCTTTGATCTTGACGTTTCTGGTGAGGAATCATCACAACAAAACGGACCTGCAGAAGGCCCTGCAGTGGGAGAAAAAGTTTATTGAGTTTATGACCAACTATACCAAGAACAGCAGCAGACCCGAGCACATGGACATTGCCTTCACCTCGGAGAGATCGATAGAGGACGAACTCAATAGGGAATCGCAATCGGATGTCCTAACGATATTGGTATCCTATCTCATTATGTTCATGTACATTGCGATATCGCTGGGCCATGTCAAGGAGTTCAAGCGCGTTTTCATCGACAGCAAGATCACACTGGGCATTGGCGGAGTCATCATTGTCCTGGCCTCGGTTGTATCATCCGTTGGCCTCTTTGGCTACATTGGGTTGCCGGCCACGCTAATTATTGTCGAGGTTATACCTTTTTTGGTGCTGGCCGTCGGCGTTGATAACATCTTTATTCTGGTCCAAACGCATCAGCGCGATCTCCGCCAGCCCAATGAGACTCTGGAGCAGCAGATTGGCCGAATACTGGGTCGTGTGGGGCCCAGTATGCTGCTCACATCGTTGAGCGAAAGCTTTTGCTTCTTTCTTGGCGGCCTTTCTGATATGCCGGCGGTGAGGGCTTTTGCCCTGTATGCCGGCGTTGCCCTAATCATTGACTTCTTACTGCAAATAACCTGTTTTGTTAGCGTTTTTACCTTGGATACCAGGAGGAGAGAGGAAAATCGCATGGACATTTGTTGTTTCATCAAGGGAAAGAAGCCTGATGGTATTGCCAGCAACGAGGAGGGACTTTTGTACAAGTTTTTCAGCAGTGTTTACGTTCCGTTCCTGATGAAGAAGGTGGTGCGGGCCAGCGTAATGGTCATCTTCTTCGCCTGGCTGTGCTTCAGCATTGCCATTGCGCCCAAGATAGACATTGGTCTCGACCAGGAATTGGCCATGCCGGAAGACAGCTTTGTCCTACACTATTTCCAGTCCCTGAACGAAAATCTTAACATTGGGCCGCCCGTTTACTTTGTGCTGAAGGGCAACCTGAGCTATACGAACACATCGGTTCAGAACCTGGTTTGTGCTGGTCGATATTGCAACGATGACAGCGTCCTGACACAAATTTATCTGGCCAGCCGGCACTCAAATAAGACGTACATAGCCCGTCCGGCGTCCAGTTGGATGGACGATTACTTTGACTGGTCGGCGGCATCCTCCTGCTGCAAATACAATCCAGACAGTGGCGGCTTTTGTCCACATCAAG ATACTTCCTGTAAGCGATGTGAAATCGGAAAGAACTCGCTTCAGCGACCCGACGAGCAGAGCTTTGAAAAGTATCTGCCCTTCTTCCTCAAGGATAATCCCGATGATTCGTGCGCCAAGGCCGGTCATGCAGCCTATGGCGGTGCTGTTCGTTACTCCACCGCCAGTGAACGACTGAACATTGAGGCGTCCTATTTTATGGGCTATCATACGATACTAAAGACCTCGTCCGACTATTTCCTGGCCCTGGAATCGGCCAGAAAGATATCGTCGAACATCACCCAGATGTTGCAGGGCAGACTAATGTCGAACGGAGTTCCTATAGAGTCGGCACTGACCGTCGAAGTTTTCCCCTATTCAGTATTCTATGTTTTTTACGAACAATATCTGACCATGTGGTCGGACACGCTGCAGAGCATGGGCATCTCAGTACTTTCCATATTCGTTGTTACCTTCGTTCTGATGGGCTTCGACGTTCATTCCGCGCTAGTTGTTGTGATCACGATAACGATGATCGTTGTTAATTTAGGTGGCCTTATGTATTATTGGAATATTTCGTTGAACGCAGTTTCCTTAGTTAATCTCGTTATGGCCGTGGGAATATCGGTCGAGTTCTGTTCGCACCTGGTGCACAGCTTCTCCATTTCGAGGTCGATCAGTCAGATTGATCGGGCGGCGGATAGCCTGTCGAAAATGGGCAGCTCCATATTCTCGGGCATCACGCTAACCAAATTTGCAGGCATCCTAGTGTTGGCCTTTGCCAAGAGTCAGATATTTCAGGTATTTTATTTCCGCATGTATCTGGGAATAGTTGTAATTGGGGCGGCGCATGGCCTGATATTCCTGCCGGTCTTATTAAGTTATATTG GGGCTCCTGTAAGTAATGCTAGACTTAGGTTCCACAGACAGGCTGCTCTCGATCAGGAGACAGCCCTCGCGGGAATTCTTTAG
- the Prosalpha6 gene encoding proteasome subunit alpha type-1, protein MFRNQYDSDVTVWSPQGRLHQVEYAMEAVKLGTATVGLKNRDTAVLVALCKPASELSASQRKIIPIDDHLGISIAGITADARVLSKYLRAECLNYKHSYDFTYPVTRLITNLGNKMQTTTQRYDRRPYGVGLLVAGYDEKGPHIYQVTPSATFFNCKANSIGSRSQSARTYLDRNLNSFLDCSKDDIICHGINAILGTLPTDEHQSRDTPSQYSITVAIVGKNQPFKILSEEENAKYLEWAKARGAPADPRRPGDDDDDDNRPSTSDDPDAGPRDPQVAVATEER, encoded by the exons ATG TTTCGCAACCAATATGATAGTGATGTTACCGTGTGGAGTCCTCAAGGACGTCTGCATCAGGTGGAGTATGCCATGGAAGCCGTGAAGCTCGGCACGGCTACTGTGGGGCTAAAGAATCGAGACACCGCTGTGCTCGTAGCCCTGTGCAAGCCGGCATCGGAGCTGTCGGCTTCCCAACGCAAGATTATCCCCATCGACGACCACTTGGGTATATCCATTGCTGGCATAACTGCGGATGCCCGTGTGCTTAGCAAGTACTTGCGTGCGGAGTGCCTGAACTACAAACACTCTTACGACTTCACTTACCCGGTGACCCGCTTGATCACGAACCTGGGCAACAAAATGCAGACCACCACTCAGCGCTACGATCGCCGTCCGTATGGCGTGGGCCTGCTCGTCGCCGGCTACGATGAGAAGGGGCCGCACATCTATCAGGTCACTCCGTCGGCGaccttttttaattgcaaggCCAATTCCATTGGATCGCGTTCACAAAGCGCACGCACCTATTTGGACCGCAATCTGAACAGTTTCTTGGACTGTTCCAAGGATGACATCATCTGTCATGGCATCAACGCCATTCTGGGTACCCTGCCCACTGATGAGCACCAGAGCCGCGACACTCCATCCCAGTAT AGCATAACTGTGGCCATCGTCGGCAAGAATCAGCCCTTCAAAATTCTCTCGGAGGAGGAGAACGCCAAGTATCTCGAATGGGCTAAGGCAAGGGGTGCTCCTGCTGATCCGCGCAGACCTGGcgacgatgatgacgacgataATCGCCCGTCCACATCGGATGACCCTGATGCCGGTCCAAGGGATCCTCAAGTTGCTGTAGCCACGGAGGAGCGTTAA
- the LOC108077279 gene encoding LIM domain transcription factor LMO4.2 — protein sequence MNATFHSYRDILAAHHQDSSSPENFAPIVIDYRNSNHTKDIVETNSNISSSQLSFMDESSNDFNNQQLIHSNSLIKVCGGCGDKISDRYLLYALDRYWHNGCLKCHCCGAMLAEVGSSCFTRRGLILCKKDYSSMFGCSGVCSGCGETIPPSELVAKALTGINNIDLQNQQKQIINCVFHLRCFSCAKCGSSLRPGDRYTMLGASLVCEQDWHKLLKGPANSNGTLGQRKGKVGRPRRSKD from the exons ATGAATGCTACGTTCCATTCATACAGAGACATACTAGCGGCACATCATCAAGACTCATCTAGTCCCGAGAACTTCGCCCCCATAGTAATTGATTATAGGAACTCGAATCACACCAAGGACATTGTCGAAACCAACTCGAATATATCTTCGTCTCAGCTATCGTTCATGGACGAATCTTCAAACGATTTCAATAATCAACAGCTAATTCACTCCAACTCTCTTATTAAAGTGTGTGGTGGTTGTGGCG ATAAAATAAGTGATAGATATCTTTTATACGCTCTAGACAGATATTGGCACAATGGTTGCCTTAAATGTCACTGTTGCGGCGCAATGCTAGCAGAGGTGGGTTCCAGCTGTTTTACGAGGCGAGGCCTGATTCTTTGCAAAAAGGACTATTCCAG TATGTTTGGCTGCTCTGGAGTTTGTTCTGGTTGTGGCGAAACTATTCCTCCGAGCGAACTAGTAGCGAAGGCCCTAACTGgcataaataatattgatttacaaaatcaacaaaaacaaataattaattgcgTATTTCATCTAAGGTGCTTTAGTTGTGCTAAGTGTGGATCCAGTCTGCGCCCAGGCGACAG GTATACTATGTTAGGAGCAAGCTTGGTTTGTGAGCAGGATTGGCACAAATTACTTAAGGGGCCCGCTAACTCGAATGGAACGCTCGGACAAAGGAAAGGAAAGGTGGGAAGGCCGAGAAGATCAAAGGactaa